One window from the genome of Streptococcus parasanguinis encodes:
- the rplU gene encoding 50S ribosomal protein L21: MSTYAIIKTGGKQVKVEVGQAVYVEKLNVEAGQEVTFNEVVLVGGENTVVGTPLVSGATVVGTVEKQGKQKKVVTYKYKPKKGSHRKQGHRQPYTKVVINAINA, translated from the coding sequence ATGAGCACATACGCAATCATTAAAACTGGCGGAAAACAAGTTAAAGTTGAAGTTGGTCAAGCAGTCTACGTTGAAAAATTGAACGTTGAAGCTGGTCAAGAAGTTACATTTAACGAAGTTGTTCTTGTTGGTGGTGAAAACACTGTTGTCGGAACTCCACTTGTTTCAGGAGCTACTGTTGTTGGAACTGTTGAAAAACAAGGAAAACAAAAGAAAGTTGTTACTTACAAGTACAAACCTAAAAAAGGTAGCCACCGTAAACAAGGTCACCGTCAACCTTACACTAAAGTTGTCATCAACGCTATCAACGCTTAA